The genomic region ctcgctcgtttcttcttcttcggttttggttcgttttgccaagtttctagggatatatgatgttcccctaatacgagccgtcgttgtccacattggtttagaaaaacctggtggtttagaggttcccgggtcattgttacaacttaaggacttcgggggttgacgatacatataaagttcatcggggttggaattagatttctctatttttatgccctttcccttattattttcttttgcctttttaaattcagttggggtaatttctataacatcatcggaattctcgtcgaaatccgattcatcggagaattggtaatcctcccaatattttgcttccttggcggaaacaccattgaccataattaactttggtcggttggttgaggattttcttttacttaaccgttttattatttcccccaccggttctatttcttcatccggttccgattcttcttccggttccgattcttcttccggttctgactcttcttccggttcctcttcgggaacttgtgaatcagtccacaaatcattccaatttacatttgactcttcattattattaggtgagtcaatgggacttgttctagaggtagacatctatcacataatatcaaacacgttaagagattaatatatcacataatattcatatgttaaaaatatatagtttccaacaaaaatgttaagcaatcatttttaaagaaaacacggtcgaagtccagactcactaatgcatcctaacaaactcgataagacacacaaatgcaaattttctggttctctaagaccaacgctcggataccaactgaaatgtcccgttcttattgattaaaaacgttccatattaattgatttcgttgcgaggttttgacctctatatgagacgtttttcaaagactgcattcatttttagacaaaccataacctttatttcatcaataaaggtttaaaaagctttacgtagattatcaaataatgataatctaaaatatcctgtttacacacgaccattacataatggtttacaatacaaatatgttacaacaaaataagtttcttgaatgcagtttttacacaatatcatacaagcatggactccaaatcttttccttatttaagtatgcgacagcggaagctcttaataatcacctgagaataaacatgcttaaaacgtcaacaaaaatgttggtgagttataggtttaacctatatatatcaaatcgtaacaatagaccacaagatttcatatttcaatacacatcccatacatagagataaaaatcattcatatggtgaacacctggtaaccgacaataacaagatgcatatataagaatatccccatcattccgggacacccttcggatatgatataaatttcgaagtactaaagcatccggtactttggatggggtttgttaggcccaatagatctatctttaggattcgcgtcaattagggtgtctgttccctaattcttagattaccagacttaataaaaaggggcatattcgatttcgataattcaaccatagaatgtagtttcacgtacttgtgtctattttgtaaatcatttataaaacctgcatgtattctcatcccaaaaatattagattttaaaagtgggactataactcactttcacagatttttacttcgtcgggaagtaagacttggccactggttgattcacgaacctataacaatatatacatatatatcaaagtatgtttaaaatatatttacaacacttttaatatattttgatgttttaagtttattaagtcagctgtcctcgttagtaacctacaactagttgtccacagttagatgtacagaaataaatcgataaatattatcttgaatcaatcaacgacccagtgtatacgtatctcagtattgatcacaactcaaactatatatattttggaatcaacctcaaccctgtatagctaactccaacattcacatatagagtgtctatggttgttccgaaatatatatagatgtgtcgacatgataggtcgaaacattgtatacgtgtctatggtatctcaagattacataatatataatacaagttgattaagttatggttggaatagatttgttaccaattttcacgtagctaaaatgagaaaaattatccaatcttgttttacccataacttcttcattttaaatccgttttgagtgaatcaaattgctatggtttcatattgaactctattttatgaatctaaacaaaaaaagtataggtttctagtcggaaaaataagttacaagtcgtttttgtaaaggtagtcatttcagtcgaaagaacgacgtctagatgaccattttagaaaacatacttccactttgagtttaaccataatttttggatatagtttcatgttcataataaaaatcattttctcagaataacaacttttaaatcaaagtttatcatagtttttaattaactaacccaaaacagcccgcggtgttactatgacggcgtaaatccggttttacggtatttttcgtgtttccaggttttaaatcattaagttagcatatcatatagatatagaacatgtgtttagttgattttaaaagtcaagttagaaggattaacttttgtttgcgaacaagtttagaattaactaaactatgttctagtgattacaagtttaaaccttcgaataagatagctttatatgtatgaatcgaatgatgttatgaacatcattactaccttaagttccttggatgaacctactggaaaagagaaaaatggatctagcttcaatggatccttggatggctcaaagttcttgaagcaaaatcatgacacgaaaacaagttcaagtaagatcatcacttgaaataagattgttatagttatagaaattgaaccaaagtttgaatatgattattaccttgtattagaatgataacctactgtaagaaacaaagatttcttgaggttggatgatcaccttacaagattggaagtgagctagcaaacttgaaagtattcttgattttatgaaactagaacttttggaatttatgaagaacacttagaacttgaagatagaacttgagagagttcaattagatgaagaaaattgaagaatgaaagtgtttgtaggtgtttttggtcgttggtgtatggattagatataaaggatatgtaattttgttttcatgtaaataagtcatgaatgattactcatatttttgtaatcttatgagatatttcatgctagttgccaaatgatggttcccacatgtgttaggtgactcacatgggctgctaagagctgatcattggagtgtatataccaatagtacatacatctaaaagctgtgtattgtacgagtacgaatacgggtgcatacgagtagaattgttgatgaaactgaacgagaatgtaattgtaagcatttttgttaagtagaagtattttgataagtgtattgaagtctttcaaaagtgtataaatacatattaaaacactacatgtatatacattttaactgagtcgttaagtcatcgttagtcgttacatgtaagtgttgttttgaaacctttaggttaacgatcttgttaaatattgttaacccaatgtttttaatatcaaatgagattttaaattattatattatcatgatattatgatatataatatatcttagtatgatatatatacagttaaatgtcgttacaacgataatcgttacatatatgtctcgtttcgaaatcattaagttagtagtcttatttttacatatgtatttcattgttaatacacttaataatatatttacttatcatttaacataattaaccaagtgtatcaatatcttaatatgattcatatgtacctagtaagacgttgttataacgataatcgttatatatatcgttttcgagtttcttaaattaatagtctcatttttatgtatataactcattgttaaaatacctaatgagatacatacttataattaaatcatgttaactatatatataaccatatatatgtcatcgtatagtttttacaagttttaacgttcgtgaatcaccggtcaacttgggtggtcaattgtctatatgaaacatatttcaattaatcaagtcttaacaagtttgattgcttaacatgttggaaacatttaatcatgtaaacatcaatctcaattaatgtatataaacatggaaaagttcgggtcactacagtggcatagatgtttgggtatggtgcacaataccaaacctgactatagtgatcatacaacacttagtcacttacgcacttaataagtggtgaacttattaagaacaactcacttagtcatctatcctggttttgtgtattacatatgtattacatgaaatattatccaagatttttgaaactcctataattcatactcaaacgtatataactccctgttatatcacgtacctatatgccttatgcctttatgcatcggtttacgaaccgggaaatgtcattgggttatcacagtatacgaattgaaagtctttaatcgaaagattattagattacatacttatcattttataatctcgacacgtcatactgccattattggagtatagacaaatcatatcttagcatatctattcccaatagaccttgtctaacacttttcctaaatttcctccgtaaattacggaaatctttcttctatatatacgtattcaaggagacgaatatataattcaatattcaacacctatttcatatcaaaccctattccaaacacataatatggatttctcacctgattcctcaagttcttctagctccaaagatagcatgacaggagcacacccaccgatcaattaccgtgatttctttagaaaatggggatgggttcacgaaatactcaccctatggagaaatgaagaaggtactccttatcacgagccaaacttaccaccaaacgtcggagtactcgatccacttaccggcgaacctgttcgcaataccgttttcactcttttcgcaaggattttccgcctcgaaggttgactcgatgtaaccaacgacaatattcgtcctctactctcgaattctaaccagaaagggttattagaagaagttagaagacttccaactaaatatcaagaattgacaaaccttgcagaggaatgggtagaacaaatccatagactcgagcgtaaagtagaaaccctggaggaaatagtgcgcgatttggtagctaggctcacacttactaaccaagtaccacaagcagcaccaacagcagcaccagcaccaccagtactatcagcatcaccaccaacagcatcagcttcaccaacaacaacatcagcatcccacgtctcaacatcataatcggtacctcaaacatcgacatcatacacccatagatactaaggaatattagtaataatgagttaagatgtattgactcattcttcctgaagaattatatatgtatactttatatatatatatggtttggaacaataataaatcttttcgtactaaactattacgtgtgaatcttaactagtatgtactacttggttaattcatatcactaatacgctatgatgtacatccttcgttaatgacttaacaatcattaatcactgcttcagtacaataaactccatttcataataaactaagtgtattattcaaatgcatgtgtgattttacactcctattttcgatgtactcgaaaatttctcgaaaacatcatttgtgccttatgaatttcacaagaaatccacgagcatcaacatcatatactgaggtatattaataacaatgaacgatgaagtattgattcataacttcattaaagaaatattccgcgatgattatgtaatctctaaagttttggagattatttattctcgtttcaaccgtaaatcaaatgagtttaatattatattaacttattaaatccataattacatctgaagaaaatatatatgtatgtatattttcataaagattgtatttaaaaattcttttgtacaaactgttgattgtgaaaatattttaacgggtaggtaatacccaagaaatatctaacattcacattaatatattacattgtacattcttcaaaatccttgaaaacatatcggattgataatcaatgattcagatcagttaaccttgagaatgctgatgaagcagcaaaagctgtagatggccttaatgatcagaagcttgataataaagaattgtgtgttggaaaagctcaaaagaaaatctggtattgaaagatggattgagcaaaacatgaaggagaccaaggacaaatctcaaggactaaacctataaccaaagaatctagatgattcgatttctgaaggaaatcacagaagatctttttacgcattctaaatccttacagaagaatttcttcattatccatcgattttagaaattctaaaatatcatcgtatctttcgttataaatatcctcgatatttctaaagatatcttcataacgattcttgtccgcaattaattatctctttgcaatatctttattacatcataaaggaaaactgtttaagtttctatattctgtaaaatttaaattcaaattttgaaagatttgaagtagtgttgagaattgaagcatgagttagtataatataatgacgtcaggccaacgtgattatattacagtaagtcatgctaaatttttaatggaagatgatgattcatagactttataatcatcatttgccatgttacacgactcttacattctacttaatctctgaacatatcaagaaaatatatttttgatagttctatcctcagtaattctggtaatttaccaaatcaaatcgtgatattacgcttagaacagtaggtccattcgaaacttcatacctacaaattctggaccattactcgctttacttagagtcgagaggagaataaaaaggcaaagagctccgacatataaaggaaaatatatagcccgataacgataccgaaattacaaaccgtgtatatcaatacgtattgcaacgtaaagacatgggagaattaaaaacactataaccccaaggtaatagtagaagaaaacaaatttctctggtggtaaatgaaaaagaagaatgactgaaatgatagtcagaaaaatatccaggataagaactggatggaacattctcacaatctttggaagtatgaattgaggaagacagtatagaagtggtgaagataatgaaacagaagaagctaatttatagcaaaattccaaacacagcaattgaagcaattcacctcatttaatcaaagaaaatttcaaattccttaattaccggagaatcaaatcttatggattacgaagatttcctttaatcccttgaattccggaaatcaatcgtgactacgtcaaaagttaaggcgaacatttaatttctcattcactcttttacaatagcttcgtttatacgcttcctataatcaaatcattttatccatattattcagtagtgataaaactttatttttttcaacttatattcatcataacaatattcttgttgtaaacaatgatgatctctatcaaacttcatgactataattttcatgaactactctctgtttttttctaccctaatattgtgacataaacactcaaagttttaaataagctcaatactattcataacacattttatgtgttcagtttactaaaatgctcgtataacaccatcatcccttttgaggataacctaatcaaatgacactcttattaatcctttagataacctccgcattaatgataaaatgcactttatataagaacctgtaagaaattagggttcgtattatttaaatgcatgaaacagaacaatattctatccgttggaattcacgaaaggccccgaacctacctgggaacgtgaagaccagataaaacgtaaatatcctcgtctaggtacgaacaacgccgattgatggcaaaaactaaatttcgggacgaaatttcttttaacgggtaggtactataacaaccctcacttttcgacttccgattttactaaaatacctagagttgttatatacgaataaatttaacgttgaccgaataaacgtacgcttaaaataaataatataattataaatattataaataagattatgatatataatataacataattacatcaatgaatatatatataatatttatattacttttgttatttagttaatagaatatataattaactaaataataaataatattataacatttataaaactaataaaaactataaattaataatcataaattttaatttttataaaaactaaatataataataatttttatataaaattcgtatttaataattaaacaaatatagaaataaaatgtttagaaatatattaaacattttttttttagaattttatacaaaataaaaataaaaactatatctacttttaataaataaatacaaaaatataaactactttttcttttaaattttacttttaataaaaatacaaactacttttcttttaagatttacttttaataaaaatacaaactactttttcttattttaacttttaagatttacttttaataaaaatacaaactactttttcttattttaacttttaagatttacttttaataaaaatacaaactactttttcttattttaacttttaagattttacttttaataaaaatacaaactactttttcttattttaacttttaagattttacttttaataaaaatacaaactactttttcttattttaacttttaagatttagttttaataaaaatacaaaatactttttcttattttaacttttaagattttacttttaataaaaatacaaactactttttcttattttaacttttaagatttacttttaataaaaatacaaaatactttttcttattttaacttttaagatttacttattttattttaatttttttttacctaacattttcaactataaataccacatacatttctcatttcaaacttacaccttaatctctcatttctctcttaagaactacttctagttgatatctcggtcacttacttgctttactttcctttcttgcgtggaatacttcaactgctatttaaggtgagtttcattactccctttttatatatatttttgggctgagaatacatgcgttgttttataaatgttttacgaaataggctcaaatactaaaactaattctatgtgggtttaaaccagaaatatacccttagcttggtaacattaaactacctgtctatgtacggtaggcgcgaatcctaaagatagatctattgggcctgacaaccctatcctgactatgggatgctttagtacttcgaggtttatataacacacctgattcggtgtactttcagagggtaaaacatgaacgttaaggcttgttaccgggtgcctacaacttatagaatgcttttatacacttgctagtgtacggatatttatgaaactgaaatcttgtggcctattattataacggaaatgattgattttgataaactaatgaactcaccaacctttttggttgacactttaagcatgttttgtctcaggtgacgaataagatgattgccatgattgctacctgatgaattgaatgctgctacatggagtcttcatttcattacatttactttgcattaagactattattattatttcagtttaaatttgatgtaaaacttttaatgcttccgctgttttattaataaatgttttattcaaaacgtctcatatagagtcgttctcgtatatacaactgtgatttgatataattagtcacaaataccctaggccctattttgggggtgtgacatattaCCCACGGGAATACCCAAATACATGAAAGGCAACCGACCTGCAAGACACGAACACCAAGACGCAAGAGCTTCCACGTTATCATTACTAATGCCTATCCCAAATAATTGACCTTTATTAAAATTAACCTTCAACCCCGAAGCCCGTTCAAAGCATTCCAACAAGTACATTAAATTTCGCGCATTACGTCTACTCCATTCGCCAAAAAAAAaatcgtatcatccgcatattgcaaatgAGAAATGACGACTTTATCTTTACCCAACTCCACCCCTTTATACATCCCTCTCTCAACCGCCATTTTCATTAGGATATTAAGTCCCTCCGCTGCAATAATAAAAAGGAAAGGTGATAAGGGATCACCATGGAGAACGCCCCTTTTAGGATTAAACTCACTTGTCGGAGACCCGTTTATGAGAATGGAGATTGTAGCCGATTTAAGACACGAGGACATCCACTTACACCATTTGGTACCGAACCCCATACATTTCATCACTTCAAGAAGATAATCCCAATTAAGCGAATCAAAGGCTTTCTCGAAGTCTACCTTAAAAATTAGGTCGTGCTTTTTGTTTCGTTTAAGATCTTCGACCACTTCATTTGCAACTAACGCACCGTCTAGAATATATCTACCTCCAAGAAACGCACTCTGTTCCATCCCTACAAGACtaggtgtagtgacccaaacttttccatgtttatatatattaattggtattgatatttacatgattaaatgtttccaacatgtaaagcaatcaaacttgttaagacttgattaattgaaatatgtttcatatagacaattgaccacccaagttgaccggtgattcacgaacgttaaaacttgtaaaaactatatgatgacatatatatggatatatatatagttaacatgatactatgataagtaaacatatcattaagtatattaacaatgaactacatatgtaaaaacaagactactaacttaatgatttttaaacaagacatatatgtaacgattatcgttgtaaagaaatttaatgtatatatatcatattaagagatattcatacatgataatatcatgataatataataatttaaaatcttatttgatattataaacattgggttaacaacatttaacaagatcgttaacctaaaggtttcaaaacaacacttacatgtaacgactaacgatgacttaacgactcagttaaaatgtatatacatgtagtgttttaatatgtatttatacactttttaaagacttcaatacacttatcaaaatacttctacttaacaaaaatgcttacaattacatcctcgttcagtttcatcaacaattctactcgtatgcacccgtattcgtactcgtacaatacacagcttttagatgtatatactattggtatatacactccaatgatcagctcttagcagcccatgtgagtcacctaacacatgtgggaaccatcatttggcaactagcatgaaatatctcataaaattacaaaaatatgagtaatcattcatgacttatttacatgaaaacaaaattacatatcctttatatctaatccataaaccaacgaccaaaaacacctacaaacactttcattcttcaattttcttcatctaatttatctctctcaagttctatcttcaagttctaagtgttcttcatatattctacaagttctagttacataaaatcaagaatactttcaagtttgctagctcaattccaatcttgtaaggtgatcatccaacctcaagtgatgatcttacttgaacttgttttcgtgtcatgattctgctttaagaacttcgagccatccaaggatccgttgaagctagatccatttttctcttttccagtaggtttatccaaggaacttaaggtagtattgatgttcataacatcattcgattcatacatataaagctatcttattcgaaggtttaaacttgtaatcactagaacatagtttagttaattctaaacttgttcgcaaacaaaagttaatccttctaacttgacttttaaaatcaaataaacacgtgttctatatctatatgatatgctaacttaatgatttaaaacctggaaacacgaaaaacatcgtaaaaccggatttacgccgtcgtagtaacaccgcgggctgttttgggttagttaattaaaaactatgataaactttgatttaaaatttgttattctgagaaaatgatttttattatgaacatgaaactatatccaaaaattatggttaaactcaaagtggaagtatgttttctaaaatggtcatctagacgtcgttctttcgactgaaatgactacctttacaaaaacgacttgtaacttatttttccgactataaacctatactttttctgtttagattcataaaatagagttcaatatgaaaccatagcaatttgattcactaaaaatggATTTaatatgaagaagttatgggtaaaacaagattggataatttttctcattttagctacgtgaaaattggtaacaaatctattccaaccataacttaatcaacttgtattgtatattatgtaatcttgagataccatagacacgtatacaatgtttcgacctatcatggcgacacatctatatatatttcggtacaaccatagacactctatatgtgaatgttggagttagctatacagggttgaggttgattccaaaatatatatagtttgagttgtgatcaatactgagatacgtatacactgggtcgtggattgattcaagataatatttatcgatttatttctgtacatctaactatggacaactagttgtaggttactaacgaggacaactgacttaataaacttaaaacatcaaaatatattaaaagtgttgtaaatatattttgaacatactttgatatatatgtatatattgttataggttcgtgaatcaaccagtggccaagtcttacttcccgaagaatacatgcaggttttataaaaatctgtgaaagtgagttatagtcccacttttaaaatctaatatttttgggatgagaatacatgcaggttttataaatgatttacaaaatagacacaagtacgtgaaactacattctatggttgaattatcgaaatcgaatatgcccctttttattaaatctggtaatctaggaattagggaacagacaccctaattgacgcgaatcctaaagatagatctattgggcctaacaaaccccatccaaagtaccggatgctttagtacttcgaaatttatatcatatccgaagggtgtcccggaatgattgggatattcttatatatgcatcttgttaatgtcggttaccaggtgttcaccatatgaatgatttttatctctatgtatgggatgtgtattgaaatatgaaatcttgtggtctattattatgatttgatatatataggttaaacctataactcaacaacatttttgttgacgttttaagcatgtttattctcaggtgattattaagagcttccgctgtcacatacttaaataaggacgagatttggagtccatgcttgtatgatattgtgtaaaaactgcattcaagaaacttattttgttgtaacatatttgtattgtaaaccattatgtaatggtcgtgtgtaaacaggatattttagattatcattatttgataatctacgtaaagctttttaaaacctttatctatgaaataaaggttatggtttgttttaaaaatgaatgcagtctttgaaaaacgtctcatatagaggtcaaaacctcgcaacgaaatcaattaatatggaacgtttttaatcaataagaacgggacatttcagttggtatccgagcgttggtcttagagaaccagaattttgcattagtgtgtcttatcgagtttgttaggatgcattagtgagtctggacttcgaccgtgtttacttgaaaaatga from Rutidosis leptorrhynchoides isolate AG116_Rl617_1_P2 chromosome 9, CSIRO_AGI_Rlap_v1, whole genome shotgun sequence harbors:
- the LOC139867908 gene encoding secreted RxLR effector protein 78-like, encoding MEQSAFLGGRYILDGALVANEVVEDLKRNKKHDLIFKVDFEKAFDSLNWDYLLEVMKCMGFGTKWCKWMSSCLKSATISILINGSPTSEFNPKRGVLHGDPLSPFLFIIAAEGLNILMKMAVERGMYKGVELGKDKVVISHLQYADDTIFFLANGVDVMREI